A window of the Astyanax mexicanus isolate ESR-SI-001 chromosome 22, AstMex3_surface, whole genome shotgun sequence genome harbors these coding sequences:
- the LOC111188196 gene encoding serine protease FAM111A-like encodes MFPQQIKEEEEQGHGKESQALKTEHLGHFFRFRHNFGKHIVTCNPSMNTVLEALCSNTKFRSIQDKNSQKELVIQREQVPRAAVNTDFPCCLIDRNELLDVSFIKSRESSSPAKKPVITSHSPENFCIFYIKTIGGTGIKLLMKNPELKRAVEKGVDYVCVYAIQGEKLRRALRRDGRFNPVIFRKHCALSEMGSEDITNMSNTVDHLDGKKYQVIVFDDQTASLESNQEFSQESDAANNEEPVDASAGSPRPEPANPEDQESADAQQQKPQPTVDGKKGKESHKKIQAKEIPNTGEILKLLREQFGGLVEQLKAREHLTKPAEVQKILREEYDKSAQSFSEVKRVKQLMELSNSVCQLRNEGSPLGTGFLLFDRFILTNAHVVGDLHPLTCKLQCSITAVFDFEDLDMGKKLAVKESVVALYYGKDQMGQHLDFALLELAEDAKPPNCQELLKNYSPPPIRGGICIIGHPDGGVKRMDPCFITEKDHLQQAENKHHQENREFLHVITQKCLKEEWEYHFTQISYDSCFFYGSSGSPVFNDNCQLIGVHTGGYTYQQGKKTRSMMEYAFPMLPILVCIVRQCRQTGRDDIVEEMFRKCSVKF; translated from the exons AAAACTGAACATCTAGGACATTTTTTCAGATTTCGCCACAATTTTGGTAAACACATAGTGACCTGTAATCCCTCCATGAACACTGTACTGGAGGCACTTTGCTCCAACACAAAATTTAGATCAATTCAAGACAAAAACTCACAAAAGGAGCTGgtcatccagagagagcaagtgcCAAGAGCTGCTGTAAACACTGACTTCCCCTGCTGCCTGATCGACCGAAACGAGCTTCTGGATGTATCCTTCATCAAATCCAGAGAGAGTAGCAGCCCGGCGAAGAAACCAGTCATCACCAGTCATTCTCCTGAAAATTTctgcattttttacattaaaacaatcGGCGGCACCGGCATCAAACTGCTGATGAAAAACCCTGAGCTGAAGCGAGCAGTGGAGAAGGGGGTGGATTATGTCTGTGTTTACGCAATACAAGGAGAAAAACTGAGGAGGGCTCTGAGGCGCGATGGACGATTCAACCCAGTCATTTTCCGTAAACACTGTGCTCTGTCTGAAATGGGATCTGAAGACATCACCAACATGTCAAACACTGTCGACCATCTAGACGGAAAGAAGTACCAAGTCATTGTTTTTGATGACCAGACGGCCAGCCTGGAGTCTAACCAAGAGTTCAGCCAGGAGTCGGACGCGGCGAACAACGAAGAACCTGTTGACGCATCTGCCGGTTCTCCCAGGCCTGAACCAGCAAATCCCGAAGACCAGGAGTCTGCAGATGCTCAACAGCAAAAGCCTCAGCCCACAGTGGACGGGAAAAAAGGTAAAGAAAGCCACAAAAAAATCCAAGCTAAGGAAATCCCAAACACGGGAGAGATCCTGAAGCTTCTGCGAGAGCAGTTTGGAGGTCTGGTGGAGCAGCTGAAAGCGCGAGAGCATCTCACGAAGCCGGCCGAGGTGCAGAAGATCTTAAGAGAGGAGTATGATAAAAGTGCTCAGAGCTTCTCTGAAGTGAAGAGAGTCAAACAACTGATGGAGCTTTCCAACTCCGTATGTCAGCTCCGTAATGAGGGTTCTCCACTGGGAACTGGATTTCTGTTGTTTGACAGATTCATCCTCACTAACGCACACGTCGTTGGAGACCTTCACCCATTAACATGCAAGCTACAATGTTCAATCACTGCCGTGTTCGACTTTGAAGATCTGGACATGGGGAAGAAACTGGCAGTGAAGGAGAGCGTTGTTGCCCTGTATTACGGAAAAGATCAAATGGGGCAGCATCTGGACTTTGCTTTGCTGGAACTTGCTGAAGATGCAAAACCTCCTAATTGTCAGGAACTGCTGAAGAACTACAGCCCTCCTCCCATTAGAGGTGGGATCTGCATAATTGGGCACCCTGATGGTGGGGTGAAGAGAATGGATCCCTGTTTCATCACTGAAAAAGATCATTTACAACAGGCAGAAAACAAACACCACCAGGAGAACAGAGAGTTCCTTCATGTCATCACACAGAAGTGCTTAAAGG AAGAATGGGAGTACCATTTTACCCAGATTAGTTACGATTCCTGCTTCTTCTATGGATCATCTGGCTCTCCGGTCTTTAATGATAACTGCCAGCTGATTGGTGTTCACACTGGAGGCTACACTTACCAGCAAGGAAAGAAGACCCGGAGCATGATGGAATACGCTTTTCCCATGCTGCCCATCCTTGTGTGCATCGTTAGACAGTGCAGACAGACGGGCAGAGACGATATTGTTGAGGAGATGTTCAGGAAATGTTCTGTGAAATTTTAA